A window of Chloracidobacterium sp. N contains these coding sequences:
- a CDS encoding FHA domain-containing protein produces MDSPTPAPLLWVLNNDLPPYAVEVTRFPFTMGRHSSHHLPLRHAAVSRHHAEIVRSETGDIQLRDLHSSSGTLVNGEPVSEATLADGDEITLGKVGGIRLLYLKQPALTPLLLLYPEQGQVQHLTLGEGRFTIGRNADCSLMLKSASVSRYHAEIIQQPDGSYQIRDLNSIGGTFVNGQSIREVTLNSGDTIVVSRPAATRLRFVSACQPKTVFGADDTLTEETAPDTTLVLDERQTRFLNPELMATAANLNARMLRRLTSLCDITHQLMAQSSVPALAEAWLTALFAALPLDYGIVLVGNRRTQQLEVAGTRGQGRPSRSILARVQRDRVGCLSSDVRSDERFATTQSLALAGTRAILAVPIASGKHFWGVGYFSNEHHPGAFESEDLEFVMATARTAGLMLDNLHLIRELRATQDLLVQADRLATMGKMCASISHELRNRLALISGVELISLKYPHDPDVLRLTDLALHGQRRALELVEEIRLFARNAPAQYAFEHRALRPMLERLLSLICVDTELKQRTVTFQVQADPHAVVNEAKIEQVLINLIRNAVDATPPGSGAIDITLGLEQGMATIHVTDNGHGIPPDLLPRIWEPFFTTKGEHGTGLGLEICRRIVEAHHGSLRCTSQVGVGTCFTILLPAVSPQPQPGTPQSTGRLVGEPRPAQPAGV; encoded by the coding sequence ATGGACTCTCCCACCCCCGCCCCTCTGCTCTGGGTTCTCAACAACGACCTGCCGCCCTATGCCGTCGAAGTCACCCGCTTTCCCTTCACCATGGGACGGCACAGCAGCCATCACCTGCCGCTGCGGCATGCAGCCGTCTCCCGCCACCACGCGGAAATCGTCCGCTCAGAGACTGGCGACATCCAGCTCCGCGACCTCCACAGCAGCAGCGGCACGCTGGTCAACGGCGAGCCGGTGTCCGAAGCCACCCTGGCCGACGGGGACGAGATCACGCTGGGCAAAGTCGGCGGCATCCGCCTGCTCTACCTGAAGCAACCGGCGCTGACCCCCTTACTGCTGCTCTACCCGGAGCAGGGACAGGTGCAGCATCTCACGCTGGGCGAAGGCAGGTTCACCATCGGGCGCAATGCCGATTGCAGCCTCATGCTCAAAAGCGCGAGCGTTTCCCGCTACCATGCCGAAATCATCCAGCAGCCCGATGGCAGCTACCAGATACGCGACCTCAACAGCATTGGCGGCACGTTCGTCAACGGGCAATCCATCCGCGAAGTTACTCTCAACAGTGGCGACACCATCGTCGTCTCCCGCCCGGCGGCCACGCGGCTCAGATTCGTCAGTGCCTGTCAGCCCAAGACGGTTTTCGGCGCCGATGACACCCTGACCGAAGAAACCGCCCCGGATACGACGCTGGTGCTGGACGAGCGCCAGACACGCTTTCTCAACCCGGAACTCATGGCGACCGCCGCCAACCTCAATGCCAGGATGCTGCGGCGGCTGACCAGCCTCTGTGACATCACCCACCAGCTCATGGCCCAGTCCAGTGTACCGGCGCTGGCCGAAGCCTGGTTGACGGCGCTCTTTGCCGCTCTGCCGCTCGATTACGGCATCGTTCTGGTTGGCAACCGCCGGACCCAGCAACTCGAAGTCGCCGGAACACGCGGGCAGGGGCGTCCGAGCCGGAGTATCCTGGCCCGGGTACAGCGCGACCGGGTCGGCTGCCTGAGCAGCGATGTGCGGTCCGACGAACGCTTTGCCACCACCCAGAGCCTGGCCCTGGCGGGCACCCGCGCCATTCTCGCCGTCCCCATTGCTTCGGGAAAGCACTTCTGGGGGGTAGGCTACTTTTCCAACGAACACCATCCGGGCGCTTTTGAAAGTGAAGACCTGGAATTCGTCATGGCCACGGCCCGTACGGCCGGGTTGATGCTGGACAACCTCCATCTCATCCGCGAACTCCGCGCCACCCAGGACCTGCTCGTACAGGCCGACCGGCTGGCGACGATGGGCAAGATGTGCGCCTCGATTTCCCACGAACTGCGCAACCGGCTTGCCCTCATCAGCGGCGTCGAACTCATCAGCCTGAAGTACCCCCATGACCCGGATGTGCTGCGGCTGACCGACCTTGCCCTGCACGGACAGCGCCGGGCCCTGGAGCTGGTTGAGGAAATCCGGCTCTTCGCCCGCAATGCCCCGGCCCAGTATGCCTTCGAGCACCGCGCCCTCCGCCCCATGCTCGAACGGCTCCTGTCGCTCATCTGCGTGGATACCGAACTCAAACAGCGCACCGTCACGTTCCAGGTGCAGGCCGACCCACACGCCGTCGTCAACGAGGCCAAGATCGAGCAGGTCCTCATCAACCTCATCCGTAACGCCGTGGATGCCACGCCGCCCGGCAGCGGCGCCATAGACATCACCCTTGGGCTGGAACAGGGCATGGCGACCATTCACGTCACTGACAACGGGCATGGCATCCCGCCTGACCTCCTGCCGCGTATCTGGGAGCCGTTCTTCACCACCAAAGGCGAACACGGCACGGGTCTGGGGCTGGAAATCTGCCGCCGGATTGTCGAGGCCCACCACGGCAGCCTGCGCTGCACCAGCCAGGTTGGCGTCGGCACCTGCTTCACCATTCTGCTGCCGGCCGTTTCCCCCCAACCGCAGCCCGGTACGCCCCAGTCCACCGGGCGACTGGTCGGCGAACCGCGCCCGGCGCAACCGGCCGGCGTCTGA
- a CDS encoding CHAT domain-containing tetratricopeptide repeat protein, protein MRVSSSLLIACLLGCLAWPLVSPGQAPPKRPTTEPPATPPAAPVPPEATALLRGQVIEGNLASGETRHYQVSLAAGEFAVVMVGQVGVELHVAVAGDDGRRLEQLAGWNGISRARPVLLLADTATTCRITITNHERQAGAFFVHLTTHRPAADVDRQRFTAFETLQSAQRTRQKNTKAALESAVEQLHQALTAYQAANDADGEAETLVTLGLVYDNLGQTRRAIECYERTLPLRRASGEPAGLMQVFNNLARAYDQSGEKRRAVDYYRQAVAQADALRDHKSGSILRTNLGYTLDILGEKQEALDLLEQAVAMARQASNAAIEANAINNQGLVYESLGLLPRAQERLERAISLYRQLNDRRSLAVALTNLARVHSKAGRLEPARLALEEALPLRRETGDRRGEANTLTGLGNLSVAQDKPEPGQRYFEQALVLRRETGDKRGEGVTLASLAATFTRLGQPATAQTHYEQALALFQAVGDRTGEANILYQLARLHRQAQDFPAACARIEPAIAIVENLRTKVASRELRSAYFASVREYYNLYIDILMQLHRQQPDAGLDAQALHVSERARARSLLDLLAEANVSIRQGIDPELQNRERQLQSRLAAAADRLTILLVRQAPEPERQAMREEIASLSEEFDRTRREIRARHPHYAALTQPTPPTAAELQQRLLDANTVLLVYHLGEFHSYAWVLTPDRLTSFELLPGNTINAAARLFWQACQQPTHDPTADGEALAQLVLAPLAHHLTGQRLVIIADEGLHYVPFAALPDPRHPGRLLVERHDLIHIPSATALLAQFQRTAERPAPKGELAILADPVFDVDDPRLPDHAPATTAHMNETREIGLKVAQSRLEQAAQHVGLIADAKVPDAAALTIPRLPGTRREADAILALVPKSRRRCLTGFEANRENFLTGDLARYRILHIASHGLVDNERPELSSLLVSRFDATGQPREGVVGLPDIFNLQLSAELVVLSACKTGLGTFVRGEGLVGLTRGFMYAGASQIVVSLWSISDQSTARLMTHFYRALLRDKRPPAAALRQAQLDMRRESRYRHPFFWAPFQVHGQWAPANSPANSD, encoded by the coding sequence ATGCGCGTTTCATCCAGCCTGCTCATTGCCTGCCTGCTGGGATGCCTGGCATGGCCTCTGGTCAGCCCTGGCCAGGCTCCGCCCAAGCGCCCGACCACTGAACCACCGGCCACCCCACCGGCAGCCCCGGTCCCCCCTGAAGCCACGGCGCTGCTCCGCGGCCAGGTCATCGAGGGCAACCTCGCCAGTGGAGAAACCCGCCACTACCAGGTGTCCCTCGCCGCCGGCGAGTTTGCCGTCGTCATGGTCGGACAGGTTGGTGTGGAGTTACACGTCGCCGTCGCCGGCGATGACGGCCGCCGCCTTGAACAATTGGCCGGCTGGAACGGAATCTCCCGCGCCCGTCCCGTACTTCTGCTGGCCGACACGGCCACCACCTGCCGCATCACCATTACCAACCATGAACGCCAGGCCGGCGCGTTCTTCGTCCACCTCACCACCCACCGCCCGGCCGCGGACGTGGACCGGCAACGCTTCACCGCCTTTGAAACCCTCCAGTCCGCCCAGCGCACCCGTCAGAAAAACACCAAAGCCGCCCTGGAAAGCGCCGTCGAACAGCTCCACCAGGCCCTGACCGCCTACCAGGCGGCCAACGATGCCGACGGCGAAGCCGAAACCCTCGTCACCCTGGGCCTCGTCTATGACAATCTGGGCCAGACCCGGCGGGCCATCGAGTGCTACGAACGCACCCTCCCCCTCCGCCGCGCCAGTGGCGAGCCGGCCGGATTGATGCAGGTTTTCAACAATCTGGCCCGCGCCTATGACCAGTCCGGCGAAAAACGCCGCGCCGTGGACTACTACCGGCAAGCCGTCGCCCAGGCCGATGCCCTGCGGGATCACAAGAGCGGCAGCATCCTGCGCACCAACCTCGGCTATACCCTCGACATCCTGGGCGAAAAGCAGGAAGCCCTCGACCTGCTCGAACAGGCCGTTGCCATGGCCCGCCAGGCCTCCAATGCCGCCATCGAAGCCAATGCCATCAACAACCAGGGACTCGTCTATGAATCCCTCGGCCTGCTGCCGCGCGCCCAGGAACGCCTTGAACGGGCCATCAGCCTCTACCGGCAGCTCAACGACCGGCGCTCCCTCGCCGTGGCCCTCACCAACCTGGCGCGTGTCCACTCCAAAGCCGGCCGGCTTGAACCAGCCCGGCTCGCCCTTGAAGAAGCCCTCCCCCTGCGCCGGGAAACCGGCGACAGGCGCGGTGAAGCCAATACCCTCACCGGACTCGGCAACCTCAGCGTTGCGCAGGACAAGCCCGAACCCGGCCAACGCTACTTTGAACAGGCCCTTGTGCTGCGCCGCGAAACCGGCGACAAGCGCGGCGAAGGCGTGACCCTCGCCTCGCTCGCCGCCACCTTCACCCGGCTTGGACAGCCGGCCACGGCGCAAACCCACTACGAACAGGCCCTCGCCCTTTTCCAGGCGGTCGGCGACCGGACGGGCGAGGCCAACATCCTCTACCAACTGGCCCGCCTGCACCGCCAGGCCCAGGACTTCCCCGCGGCCTGCGCCCGCATTGAACCCGCCATCGCCATCGTGGAAAACCTGCGCACCAAAGTCGCCAGCCGGGAACTGCGCAGCGCCTACTTTGCCTCGGTCCGGGAGTACTACAACCTCTACATTGACATCCTCATGCAGCTCCACCGGCAGCAGCCGGATGCCGGACTCGATGCCCAGGCCCTGCACGTCTCGGAACGCGCCCGCGCCCGCAGCCTGCTCGACCTGCTGGCCGAAGCCAATGTCTCCATCCGCCAGGGCATTGACCCCGAACTCCAGAACCGCGAACGCCAGCTTCAATCCCGCCTGGCCGCCGCTGCCGACCGCCTGACCATCCTGCTCGTCCGCCAGGCGCCGGAGCCTGAACGCCAGGCCATGCGGGAGGAAATCGCCAGTCTTTCAGAGGAATTTGACCGTACCCGCCGGGAAATTCGCGCGCGCCACCCCCACTACGCCGCTCTGACCCAACCCACCCCGCCCACCGCTGCCGAACTCCAGCAACGGCTCCTCGACGCCAACACGGTGCTTCTGGTCTATCACCTGGGCGAGTTCCACAGCTACGCCTGGGTGCTGACCCCGGACCGCCTGACCAGTTTTGAACTCCTCCCCGGCAACACGATCAATGCGGCCGCCCGCCTGTTCTGGCAGGCATGTCAGCAGCCCACCCATGACCCCACCGCCGACGGCGAAGCCCTGGCGCAGCTCGTCCTCGCCCCACTTGCCCATCACCTCACCGGCCAGCGCCTGGTGATCATTGCAGACGAAGGTTTGCACTACGTCCCCTTTGCGGCCCTGCCCGACCCGCGCCACCCCGGACGCCTGCTCGTCGAACGCCACGACCTCATCCACATTCCGTCGGCGACGGCGCTGCTGGCCCAGTTCCAGCGCACGGCGGAGCGCCCTGCCCCGAAAGGCGAACTCGCCATCCTGGCCGACCCGGTGTTTGACGTGGACGACCCACGCCTCCCTGACCATGCTCCGGCCACCACGGCCCACATGAATGAAACCCGTGAAATTGGGCTGAAAGTTGCCCAGTCCAGACTCGAACAGGCGGCCCAGCACGTCGGACTGATAGCTGACGCCAAGGTGCCGGACGCAGCCGCCCTGACCATTCCCCGCCTGCCCGGCACCCGCCGCGAAGCCGACGCCATCCTCGCCCTGGTGCCCAAATCCAGACGCCGGTGCCTGACGGGCTTCGAGGCCAACCGCGAGAACTTTCTCACCGGCGACCTCGCCCGGTACCGCATTCTCCACATTGCCTCCCACGGCCTGGTGGACAACGAGCGCCCGGAGCTTTCTAGCCTCCTTGTGTCACGGTTTGACGCCACGGGACAGCCGCGCGAAGGTGTCGTCGGACTGCCGGACATCTTCAACCTGCAACTGTCCGCCGAACTCGTCGTCCTGAGCGCATGCAAAACCGGACTGGGCACGTTTGTCCGCGGCGAAGGGCTGGTCGGGCTGACCCGTGGCTTCATGTACGCCGGCGCGTCCCAGATTGTCGTCAGCCTGTGGAGCATCAGCGACCAGTCCACGGCGCGGCTGATGACCCACTTCTACCGCGCCCTGCTTCGGGACAAACGCCCCCCGGCCGCCGCCCTGCGCCAGGCGCAACTGGACATGCGGCGCGAATCCCGGTACCGCCATCCCTTTTTCTGGGCCCCTTTTCAGGTCCATGGCCAGTGGGCGCCCGCCAACTCACCCGCCAACTCAGACTGA
- a CDS encoding NAD(P)/FAD-dependent oxidoreductase has protein sequence MSSFNALPQLGSAAIREAYPRTYAAFCGMPEGEVWFERLVELDLHRHRLLATPQPMVVFGAASGPQSAVSETFDVIVAGGCFGLIVGATLAAHYGWRVLVFDRHWVGRTHRDWNISRGELQRLSEAGLFTPSEMEAFITAEYDGGFVKFHAEDCPIAAAPLWFDDVLTLAVSSDRLLAQCRQKLLAAGGSRCLDQATLEQVQVEAEGVTVVVRQAEAGRLAFRGQLFIDTMGTLSPIARQLNPRETVSYLCPTVGTIATGFATGSAADEVNARVGEILVTTGHAQDGRQLLWEGFAGQDGEFTTYLFHYAPVADIGRLSLLALFETYFETLPQYKRPGAGFAFRRPVFGYIPGLHHVGLGPQKRTAAHRVLLLGDAASLNSPLTFCGFGSLVRNLRRITHLIDLALKGQHLDEASLRLINAYEPGVAIMAAFTRYMVADEGEDPKAVNELLNIVMEALHQLPPSVRTGLFQDRMAWGDFVKLMLQMQKLHPNIWEAVPRKLGMVYTSAWVLNFVEFSAFALQKELAGVMGQLGRGLREDFYNYANYYRYALA, from the coding sequence ATGAGTTCGTTCAATGCGTTACCCCAGCTTGGCTCGGCTGCCATTCGTGAAGCCTATCCCCGCACCTATGCTGCGTTTTGCGGTATGCCGGAAGGGGAAGTCTGGTTTGAGCGATTGGTCGAGCTCGACCTGCACCGGCATCGTCTGCTGGCGACGCCCCAGCCCATGGTTGTTTTTGGCGCAGCTTCCGGGCCGCAGTCGGCGGTCAGTGAGACCTTTGATGTCATTGTGGCCGGCGGCTGTTTTGGCCTGATTGTGGGCGCGACGCTGGCGGCGCACTATGGCTGGCGGGTGCTCGTGTTTGACCGGCACTGGGTGGGGAGAACCCATCGGGACTGGAACATTTCACGGGGTGAGCTGCAGCGGCTGAGCGAGGCCGGGTTGTTTACGCCGTCCGAGATGGAAGCCTTCATTACGGCCGAGTATGACGGCGGGTTTGTCAAGTTCCATGCGGAGGACTGCCCGATCGCGGCCGCGCCGCTGTGGTTTGACGACGTATTGACGCTGGCGGTGTCGTCGGACCGGCTGCTGGCGCAGTGCCGGCAGAAGTTGCTGGCGGCCGGGGGCAGCCGGTGTCTGGACCAGGCGACGCTGGAGCAGGTGCAGGTTGAGGCAGAGGGCGTGACCGTCGTCGTCCGGCAGGCTGAAGCGGGCCGGCTGGCATTTCGGGGGCAGTTGTTCATTGACACGATGGGGACGCTGTCGCCGATTGCCCGGCAGCTCAACCCACGGGAGACGGTGAGCTATCTGTGTCCGACGGTCGGGACGATTGCCACGGGCTTTGCGACCGGTTCGGCGGCGGATGAAGTCAATGCGCGGGTCGGGGAAATCCTGGTGACGACCGGGCATGCGCAGGACGGGCGGCAGTTGCTGTGGGAAGGGTTCGCCGGGCAGGACGGGGAGTTTACGACCTACCTGTTTCACTACGCGCCGGTGGCAGACATCGGGCGGCTGTCGTTGCTGGCGTTGTTTGAGACGTACTTTGAGACGTTGCCCCAGTACAAGCGGCCCGGAGCGGGGTTTGCATTTCGGCGGCCGGTGTTCGGGTACATTCCGGGGCTGCACCACGTGGGTCTGGGGCCGCAGAAGCGGACGGCGGCGCACCGGGTGTTGCTGCTGGGAGATGCGGCATCGTTGAATTCGCCGTTGACGTTTTGCGGTTTTGGTTCGCTGGTGCGGAACCTGCGGCGGATCACGCATCTGATTGACTTGGCGCTCAAGGGGCAGCATCTGGATGAGGCGTCGTTGCGGCTCATCAACGCCTACGAGCCGGGCGTGGCGATTATGGCGGCGTTTACGCGCTACATGGTGGCCGATGAGGGGGAGGACCCGAAGGCCGTCAACGAGTTGCTCAACATCGTCATGGAGGCGCTGCATCAGTTGCCGCCGTCGGTACGGACGGGACTGTTCCAGGACCGGATGGCGTGGGGGGATTTTGTGAAGCTGATGTTGCAGATGCAGAAGCTGCATCCGAACATCTGGGAAGCCGTACCGCGCAAGTTGGGGATGGTCTATACGTCGGCCTGGGTGCTGAACTTCGTGGAGTTTTCTGCCTTTGCCCTGCAGAAGGAGTTGGCCGGGGTGATGGGGCAGCTTGGGCGGGGGCTGCGGGAGGATTTTTACAACTACGCCAACTATTACCGTTATGCCCTGGCATGA
- a CDS encoding ABC transporter substrate-binding protein, which translates to MPWHERTRRCWSWKLGWVLVAIGLMVWPGGCRRPVVLAADTLVMAVEKPPKTLDPRVGNDAVSARLHQIIFDTLVNKNEQLDIVPELADFTISPDGRVFTFRLRPGVFFHDGRPLTAEDVKYTFESMCAPTFNSPKKGDFALVEAIEAPDERTVVFRCRTPNLPMLGSLVAVGIVPKGTSPEEAAQRPVGTGPFRVVAYRENHDIWLEANPAYFKGAPRLKRLQIRFIPDAMTRELELRKGTVQLAVNADLAYSTNQALGKTPGLKLVQAKGTNIAYLGLNCEDARLADVRVRRALALAIDRETIIRTVLRGMARPAAGPLPPEQWAYPEDLPPPRYDPEEARRLLAEAGYGPGQPLRLELKTSSAELSRQVAAVLQEQLKRVGVELSLRSFEFQTFLQDTIAGNFQMFYLINVGANQSVDFLSYFYESSRIPTKAKGYSEGANRARYRSAEVDGWLRAAAATTDKAAQRRLYGLVQKQVVSDVPQIFLWYPNNVAIAHERVQGITLELSGSYAFLRQVWIAEGASQD; encoded by the coding sequence ATGCCCTGGCATGAACGAACGCGCCGGTGCTGGTCCTGGAAACTGGGCTGGGTTCTGGTGGCGATTGGGTTGATGGTCTGGCCCGGCGGGTGTCGGCGTCCGGTGGTGCTGGCGGCCGATACGCTGGTGATGGCGGTTGAGAAGCCGCCGAAGACCCTGGACCCACGGGTGGGGAATGATGCCGTTTCGGCACGCCTGCACCAGATCATCTTCGATACGCTGGTCAACAAGAACGAGCAGCTTGACATTGTCCCGGAGTTGGCGGACTTCACCATTTCACCGGATGGGCGGGTGTTCACCTTCCGGCTGCGGCCCGGGGTGTTTTTTCACGACGGCCGGCCGCTGACGGCCGAGGACGTGAAATACACCTTCGAGAGCATGTGCGCGCCGACGTTCAACTCGCCCAAGAAGGGGGACTTTGCGCTGGTGGAGGCCATCGAGGCCCCGGATGAGCGGACGGTTGTGTTTCGCTGCCGGACGCCGAACCTGCCCATGCTGGGCAGTCTGGTGGCAGTGGGGATTGTGCCGAAGGGCACGTCGCCGGAGGAAGCGGCCCAGCGGCCGGTCGGGACGGGGCCGTTCCGGGTCGTGGCCTACCGGGAGAACCACGACATCTGGCTGGAGGCCAATCCGGCGTACTTCAAGGGCGCGCCCCGGCTGAAGCGGCTTCAGATTCGCTTCATTCCCGATGCCATGACCCGCGAACTGGAGTTGCGCAAGGGGACGGTGCAGTTGGCGGTGAATGCCGATCTGGCGTACAGCACCAACCAGGCGTTGGGAAAGACGCCGGGGCTGAAGCTGGTGCAGGCGAAGGGGACGAACATCGCCTATCTGGGACTGAACTGCGAGGACGCCCGGCTGGCGGACGTGCGGGTACGGCGGGCGCTGGCGCTGGCCATTGACCGGGAGACGATCATCCGCACGGTGTTGCGGGGGATGGCGCGGCCGGCGGCCGGGCCGTTGCCGCCGGAGCAGTGGGCCTACCCGGAAGACCTGCCACCACCGCGCTACGACCCGGAAGAAGCCCGGCGGCTGCTGGCGGAAGCGGGGTATGGCCCGGGACAGCCGTTGCGGTTGGAGCTGAAGACCTCGTCGGCGGAGTTGTCGCGGCAGGTGGCGGCGGTGTTGCAGGAACAGCTCAAGCGGGTGGGGGTGGAGTTGTCCCTGCGCTCGTTTGAGTTTCAGACGTTTTTGCAGGACACCATCGCGGGCAATTTCCAGATGTTTTATCTCATCAACGTCGGGGCCAACCAGAGTGTGGATTTTCTGAGTTACTTCTACGAGTCGTCCCGGATTCCGACAAAGGCAAAGGGCTACAGCGAGGGGGCAAACCGGGCGCGCTATCGGTCGGCGGAAGTGGATGGCTGGCTGCGGGCGGCGGCGGCGACCACGGACAAGGCTGCGCAGCGGCGGTTGTACGGGCTGGTGCAGAAGCAGGTGGTGAGCGACGTGCCGCAGATTTTTCTGTGGTATCCGAACAACGTGGCGATTGCCCACGAGCGGGTGCAGGGGATTACGCTGGAGTTGTCGGGGAGTTACGCCTTTTTACGGCAGGTGTGGATTGCTGAGGGGGCATCGCAGGATTGA
- a CDS encoding molybdenum cofactor guanylyltransferase codes for MHTNTGHDAGCQGLDDCPVYILAGGQSRRMEWPKALLPFPDVPLLLVLVDRLRVASRCVYVVCSPVGFSAASDAVQITLSDYCFNGNVLVDPIPNGGPLGGVACAVEHTRQLGRPRCLVIPCDMPFLTTTFLARLASTHRTAPAVIPLTADGKPTGVCAAYNVAILPALSAFLRQGGRRVRDFLQTIPAAPLPFPDYADLPNADRLLYNLNTPADYRQALLWHQEARLENSLSDESSSQPRQQFPKIRLDHQ; via the coding sequence ATGCACACCAACACTGGTCATGATGCCGGTTGCCAGGGACTGGACGATTGTCCGGTGTACATCCTTGCAGGCGGGCAGAGTCGGCGTATGGAGTGGCCAAAGGCTTTGCTGCCTTTCCCCGATGTCCCACTGCTGCTGGTTTTGGTTGATCGTCTGCGGGTGGCTTCCCGTTGTGTGTATGTCGTGTGTTCGCCGGTTGGTTTCTCGGCCGCCTCTGATGCTGTTCAGATAACGTTATCAGACTATTGTTTCAACGGGAACGTCCTGGTTGACCCCATCCCTAATGGCGGCCCGCTCGGCGGGGTGGCCTGCGCCGTCGAACATACCCGCCAGCTCGGACGCCCGCGCTGTCTCGTCATCCCGTGTGATATGCCGTTCCTGACAACGACCTTCCTGGCACGGCTCGCCAGCACCCACCGCACGGCCCCGGCGGTCATCCCCCTCACGGCCGACGGAAAACCAACCGGCGTCTGCGCCGCCTATAACGTTGCCATTCTGCCGGCCCTGTCCGCTTTCCTGCGCCAGGGCGGCCGGCGCGTCCGGGATTTCCTCCAGACCATCCCCGCCGCGCCACTCCCCTTCCCGGACTACGCCGACCTGCCCAATGCCGACCGGTTGCTCTATAACCTCAACACGCCCGCTGACTACCGCCAAGCCCTGCTCTGGCATCAGGAAGCCCGGCTGGAAAATTCGTTATCAGACGAAAGTTCCAGCCAGCCGCGCCAACAGTTTCCCAAAATCCGTCTCGACCATCAGTAA
- the fabG gene encoding 3-oxoacyl-[acyl-carrier-protein] reductase, whose amino-acid sequence MNFRGKTILITGGSRGIGRAIALELAARSANIAFTYHSRVEAARAVEQELQALGVEAQAYQADAADFEAAQAVVRQVRERFGALHGLVNNAGMTRDKLLIMMKEDDWDAVLDTNLKSVFNLSKAVVALLLKQKQGGSILNISSISGVIGMAGQTNYSAAKAGMIGFTKALAKEVASRGITVNALAPGLIETEMTEGLSAEYRAKLLETIPLGRFGTATEIARIAAFLLSEDARYITGQVLCADGGLVM is encoded by the coding sequence ATGAATTTTCGCGGTAAGACCATCCTCATCACCGGCGGCTCACGGGGCATTGGCCGCGCCATCGCCCTCGAACTGGCTGCCCGCAGTGCCAACATTGCTTTCACCTACCACAGTCGGGTGGAAGCCGCCCGGGCCGTCGAGCAGGAACTTCAGGCCTTGGGTGTCGAAGCCCAGGCCTACCAGGCGGATGCCGCTGACTTTGAAGCCGCCCAAGCCGTTGTCAGACAGGTACGGGAACGCTTTGGCGCTCTCCACGGGTTGGTCAACAATGCCGGCATGACCCGCGACAAGCTGCTCATCATGATGAAGGAAGACGACTGGGATGCCGTTCTCGACACCAATCTCAAAAGTGTCTTCAACCTGTCCAAAGCGGTGGTTGCGCTCCTGCTCAAACAAAAGCAGGGCGGTTCCATCCTGAACATCAGCTCCATCAGTGGCGTGATCGGTATGGCCGGCCAGACGAACTACTCCGCTGCCAAGGCCGGAATGATCGGTTTTACCAAGGCATTGGCCAAGGAAGTCGCCAGCCGGGGCATTACGGTCAATGCTCTTGCGCCGGGTCTTATTGAAACGGAGATGACGGAAGGGCTGTCGGCTGAGTATCGCGCCAAACTGCTTGAAACCATCCCCCTTGGACGGTTTGGGACGGCAACGGAAATTGCCCGCATCGCCGCCTTTCTGCTTTCGGAAGATGCCCGCTACATCACCGGACAGGTTCTTTGTGCCGACGGTGGTCTCGTCATGTGA
- a CDS encoding CPBP family intramembrane glutamic endopeptidase, protein MTSLTEQGAMPPANPAPHLPVTGWNASAALVTWLLSMSAILLASIGAQLGWTTWFYLQRATLPTQADLTASRSLTLTLVLSTFVAHGITLLWCWQLIRRTSPHGVRLALGLDWYRPLWSRRGAFLLACGFAAPLFLAVGAWLERYLPNAKTDLDRILAQGPAIRVAIACVAALSAPLAEEVVYRGIIFGGLQRRLGVRPTVVLVSLLFLAVHIPQYWGGWAGLAMLALLSLTLTVLRAATGSILPSVMLHYAFNGIQAIAIVFFWELLETSPPTTP, encoded by the coding sequence ATGACCTCTCTGACTGAGCAGGGTGCCATGCCTCCGGCCAACCCGGCGCCACACCTTCCGGTAACAGGCTGGAATGCCAGCGCGGCTCTGGTGACGTGGCTGCTAAGCATGAGCGCCATCCTGCTGGCTTCCATCGGAGCGCAGCTTGGCTGGACAACCTGGTTTTACCTGCAGCGGGCCACCCTTCCGACGCAAGCTGACCTGACGGCTTCGCGCTCGCTGACCCTGACCCTGGTGCTGTCCACGTTTGTTGCCCATGGCATAACGCTTCTGTGGTGCTGGCAACTTATCCGCCGGACATCGCCCCACGGAGTTCGCCTGGCACTGGGGCTGGACTGGTACCGCCCGCTCTGGTCCCGGCGGGGGGCGTTCCTGCTGGCCTGTGGATTTGCAGCGCCGCTGTTTCTGGCCGTCGGCGCCTGGCTGGAACGCTACCTTCCCAACGCCAAAACTGACCTCGACCGCATTCTTGCCCAGGGGCCGGCGATTCGGGTGGCTATTGCCTGTGTGGCCGCGTTGTCCGCGCCACTGGCCGAGGAGGTTGTCTATCGTGGGATCATCTTCGGCGGGTTGCAGCGCCGTCTGGGGGTTCGTCCTACGGTGGTTCTGGTCTCCCTGCTGTTTCTGGCCGTGCACATTCCGCAGTACTGGGGCGGCTGGGCCGGGCTGGCCATGCTGGCGCTGCTCAGCCTCACCCTGACCGTCCTGCGGGCCGCAACCGGTTCCATCCTGCCTTCGGTCATGCTCCACTACGCCTTCAATGGCATTCAGGCCATTGCCATTGTGTTTTTCTGGGAACTCCTTGAAACTTCCCCTCCCACAACGCCATGA